One Lysinibacillus sp. OF-1 DNA segment encodes these proteins:
- a CDS encoding energy-coupling factor ABC transporter ATP-binding protein: protein MTAFYFELNRLSYAYADGTKALSDITLHIPKGKKIAILGHNGAGKSTLFQHLNGILQPSAGTIVFDGNELQYSRKALKALRQQVGIVFQDADHQLFSGTVKQDIAFGPLNLGWSTEKIEEKIAWAVAQTEIGDLLEKPIHFLSVGQKKRVAMAGVLAMEPSVLLLDEPTAGLDNYYATQVLQYLGKLEDGERTILLATHDIPLAYEWADQIIVMEAGNIIYNGDPIELFYEEELLQRAHLERPWVFDMFMTLQKKKLLQENITPPRSKYELQQLIEQL from the coding sequence ATGACAGCATTCTATTTTGAACTAAACCGCTTGTCCTATGCCTATGCAGATGGTACGAAGGCATTGTCAGACATTACTTTACACATTCCAAAAGGAAAAAAAATTGCCATCCTTGGTCATAATGGCGCTGGAAAATCAACATTGTTTCAGCATCTTAATGGTATTTTACAACCGTCAGCTGGGACGATTGTTTTTGATGGCAACGAGCTTCAATATAGTCGAAAAGCTTTAAAGGCACTTCGCCAGCAAGTTGGCATTGTTTTTCAAGATGCGGATCATCAACTTTTTTCAGGTACTGTCAAGCAAGATATCGCATTTGGACCACTAAATCTTGGCTGGTCTACCGAAAAAATCGAAGAAAAAATAGCATGGGCTGTTGCGCAAACGGAAATAGGCGATTTACTCGAAAAACCTATTCACTTTCTAAGCGTAGGTCAGAAAAAGCGTGTGGCGATGGCAGGTGTTTTAGCGATGGAGCCCTCTGTCCTCTTATTAGATGAGCCAACAGCAGGCCTTGACAATTATTATGCTACCCAAGTTCTACAGTACCTAGGTAAATTAGAAGACGGCGAAAGAACCATTTTACTTGCTACCCATGACATTCCCCTTGCTTATGAATGGGCGGATCAAATCATTGTCATGGAGGCAGGGAATATCATTTATAACGGAGACCCGATCGAGTTGTTTTATGAAGAAGAATTGCTGCAACGTGCACATCTCGAACGTCCATGGGTTTTTGATATGTTCATGACATTACAAAAAAAGAAGCTATTGCAGGAAAACATTACACCCCCCCGCTCCAAGTATGAATTACAACAATTAATAGAACAATTGTAG
- a CDS encoding S8 family peptidase, giving the protein MKSLFKKSVAIVASATLMVPAASAFAEVPQHKAKNVLASSMKQTEQNEEKWMSKDKIVIKHSGLDKNVHKNIGSKVIRSIPSLGYDVVQLNKGVSIEKAVAYYLKQDGITSVSPSYVYRSFQTEVDPKKQEMYHLNLLQMDKALELAGEHDVTVAVIDSGVDFKHPDLKSQVLPPYNAAAPANTTYPGDHGTHVAGIIAAAKDNGIGGHGVNPKAKLLPIDVFNGKEGANDFIIAQGILYAIEQGVDVINMSLGGYGESPLMKEAVQKAVDSGITIVAAAGNESTDEYSFPASYEGVISVGSTNERNKLSSYSNYGPSVDVVAPGEEIYSTVHDDKKGSSFVKFSGTSMASPVVAGVASLLKSKYPHLKPHEIEAILEMTAQDLGAKGYDLTYGHGLIDPVKALQFDLNKLPKHYSESKEERIQNAKVLAKNTLNIEHGAFEQQDEKKWYKVDLDENEYAQLTLKGANKYDYAFDLYFYPNNHKGEVEPIHVNDVRVGKKEGYLFKADQKGTLLIAVKDHNGSYSLKGKSTYTFTAQTTKSLPIDTLDKSTMAPINKFPYSTAGKNYTLLSKDQQRDQDYFTFSVKEPTTLQFDLSGIPGVTASMELYLKDDFQPIPPEEAEQAKIDDSEEEQAYPMQTANGTAKGEAVSMIIDAVPDQEYVLSVSNDSNSEFSMEMFFSGGIEKEETVSESMIPYTLKGEVVTLPPDEDGLPLNEAMLEEGMPEGQLPITPSKTKKRNEIDSLMGMLMNPTASGNIENVEPIIKQAIRFEIGENKKAYFQTDYDEDYFLFKTKEDALYSFSFIKGMNQKPAGTVFEYDEEAKELIPVSSLTNDLGLLALLLGSTGNENDAKVIPLKKDKTYVVAVVNAGERSAEPYTLKTKKIGDIPADYNPDNHEEAKALKVQPGTTYKDHLIYQDDVDYYYYKQEGNDEVMSLLLSSTPFTNEQLAQLPKELQKELKFAGSIIEDTNGNKKIDPKEMETEIPFGLSDNILELLLGMGGTTDVNTSFKAKKDRGYFILVNSMGLGQVSVQPYTLTMFNHQQADEDADSELVNGVPTKPSALTKKDDKWVATQYLNAGIPFGDKDYFEFNNVQKRDVVFSLQTEKALDGVIRVIDANGKTVKTFDLYGAGDTEVGTVELQAGKYYIEVSEYYGKASTQPYTLEIK; this is encoded by the coding sequence TTGAAAAGTTTGTTTAAAAAATCAGTCGCTATTGTAGCATCCGCTACACTAATGGTTCCAGCTGCTTCTGCCTTTGCTGAAGTACCTCAGCATAAAGCCAAGAATGTACTGGCAAGTAGTATGAAACAAACAGAGCAGAATGAAGAAAAATGGATGAGTAAGGATAAAATTGTTATCAAGCATTCAGGACTTGATAAAAATGTACATAAAAACATTGGCTCCAAAGTCATCCGCTCCATTCCTTCATTAGGCTATGATGTGGTACAACTGAATAAAGGCGTATCAATAGAAAAAGCAGTTGCTTACTATCTAAAGCAAGATGGCATTACAAGTGTATCTCCTAGCTATGTGTATCGCTCTTTTCAAACAGAAGTCGATCCAAAGAAACAAGAGATGTATCATTTAAACCTACTGCAAATGGATAAGGCACTAGAATTAGCGGGTGAGCATGATGTGACAGTCGCTGTCATTGATTCTGGTGTAGATTTTAAACACCCCGATCTAAAATCTCAAGTACTCCCACCCTATAATGCAGCAGCACCAGCGAATACTACTTATCCAGGTGATCACGGAACACATGTAGCTGGTATTATCGCCGCAGCTAAAGATAATGGCATAGGCGGACACGGTGTGAATCCGAAAGCGAAGCTACTACCCATTGACGTATTTAATGGCAAAGAAGGTGCAAATGATTTCATTATTGCACAAGGCATTTTGTATGCTATTGAACAGGGTGTTGACGTCATTAATATGAGTCTAGGAGGCTACGGGGAATCTCCACTGATGAAAGAAGCCGTTCAGAAAGCCGTTGACAGTGGTATTACAATTGTGGCAGCCGCGGGCAATGAATCAACAGATGAATACTCCTTCCCTGCTTCTTATGAGGGTGTTATTAGTGTAGGTTCAACGAATGAGCGCAACAAACTATCAAGCTATTCAAATTACGGACCGTCCGTTGATGTTGTTGCACCAGGTGAAGAAATTTATAGTACCGTTCATGATGACAAAAAAGGATCATCCTTCGTCAAATTCAGTGGTACATCCATGGCATCACCTGTAGTGGCAGGCGTCGCCTCTCTTCTTAAATCAAAATATCCACATTTAAAGCCGCATGAAATAGAGGCAATTTTGGAAATGACGGCACAAGATTTAGGAGCGAAAGGCTATGATCTTACCTACGGTCATGGACTAATCGATCCAGTCAAAGCATTGCAATTCGATTTAAATAAACTACCTAAACACTATTCAGAGTCGAAAGAAGAACGCATACAAAACGCTAAAGTTCTTGCTAAAAATACGTTAAATATCGAACACGGCGCTTTCGAGCAGCAAGATGAAAAGAAATGGTATAAAGTCGATTTAGACGAAAATGAATATGCTCAGCTAACATTAAAAGGTGCAAACAAATATGATTATGCCTTTGATTTATATTTCTACCCAAATAATCATAAGGGTGAAGTAGAGCCGATTCATGTCAATGATGTTCGCGTAGGAAAAAAAGAAGGTTATTTATTTAAAGCAGATCAAAAAGGGACGCTTTTAATTGCTGTCAAAGATCATAATGGTAGCTATAGCTTAAAAGGCAAATCTACTTACACGTTTACAGCACAAACGACGAAGAGCTTGCCAATTGATACATTAGATAAATCTACTATGGCGCCGATAAATAAGTTCCCTTATAGTACGGCAGGCAAAAACTATACCCTTCTGTCAAAAGATCAACAACGAGATCAAGATTATTTCACATTCTCTGTAAAAGAACCAACGACATTACAATTCGACCTGTCGGGTATTCCAGGTGTCACAGCCTCTATGGAGCTTTATCTTAAGGATGACTTTCAGCCGATACCACCAGAAGAAGCTGAGCAAGCTAAAATTGATGACAGCGAGGAAGAACAAGCCTATCCTATGCAAACAGCAAATGGTACAGCGAAAGGTGAAGCAGTTAGCATGATTATCGATGCTGTACCGGATCAGGAATATGTTTTAAGTGTCTCTAATGACAGTAATAGTGAGTTTTCTATGGAAATGTTCTTTAGTGGTGGTATTGAAAAAGAAGAAACGGTTAGTGAATCGATGATTCCTTACACATTAAAAGGTGAAGTGGTTACCCTTCCACCAGACGAAGATGGGCTACCGCTAAATGAAGCCATGTTAGAAGAAGGAATGCCAGAGGGACAATTACCGATTACACCAAGTAAAACTAAAAAACGCAATGAAATTGACAGCCTAATGGGTATGCTAATGAATCCAACGGCGTCAGGGAATATAGAAAATGTTGAGCCGATTATAAAACAGGCTATACGTTTTGAAATTGGTGAAAATAAGAAAGCTTATTTCCAAACAGACTATGATGAGGATTATTTCTTATTTAAAACGAAGGAAGATGCCCTTTATAGTTTCAGCTTTATCAAAGGGATGAACCAAAAGCCTGCTGGTACCGTATTTGAATATGATGAGGAAGCAAAGGAATTAATCCCTGTTTCTTCCTTAACAAATGACCTTGGATTACTAGCACTACTGCTTGGTTCGACTGGAAATGAAAATGATGCAAAGGTCATCCCATTGAAAAAGGATAAAACCTATGTGGTCGCTGTTGTCAATGCTGGAGAACGATCTGCTGAACCTTATACGTTGAAAACAAAAAAAATCGGTGATATTCCAGCAGATTACAATCCAGACAATCATGAGGAAGCAAAAGCGCTGAAAGTTCAGCCAGGTACGACTTATAAAGACCATCTTATTTATCAAGATGATGTAGATTATTACTACTATAAGCAAGAAGGCAATGATGAAGTGATGAGTCTGCTTCTTTCTTCTACCCCATTTACAAATGAACAATTAGCTCAACTACCAAAAGAGCTTCAAAAAGAGTTAAAATTTGCTGGCTCTATTATAGAAGATACGAACGGCAATAAGAAAATTGATCCGAAAGAAATGGAAACAGAAATTCCATTTGGACTAAGCGATAATATTCTTGAATTATTACTTGGAATGGGTGGAACAACAGATGTAAATACATCCTTCAAAGCCAAAAAAGACCGCGGTTATTTTATCCTTGTCAACAGCATGGGTCTTGGTCAAGTGTCTGTACAACCGTATACTTTAACGATGTTCAACCATCAGCAAGCAGATGAAGATGCAGATTCTGAATTAGTGAATGGTGTACCAACAAAACCATCTGCCCTGACAAAAAAAGATGATAAATGGGTTGCAACTCAATATTTAAATGCAGGTATTCCTTTCGGTGATAAGGACTATTTTGAGTTTAATAATGTCCAAAAACGCGATGTCGTTTTTTCACTTCAAACGGAAAAAGCATTAGATGGTGTGATCCGAGTGATTGATGCGAACGGAAAAACCGTTAAAACCTTCGATCTTTACGGAGCTGGCGATACTGAAGTTGGTACAGTTGAACTACAAGCTGGTAAATACTATATTGAAGTCAGTGAGTATTATGGCAAAGCAAGCACACAACCATATACACTTGAAATTAAATAA
- a CDS encoding GNAT family N-acetyltransferase, whose translation MEIQQATMHELEDLSKLFDEYRQFYGIEPDISSAKAFLQLRLALKESVIFVALVDGKMIGFTQLYPTFSSIALQCAYILNDIYVTEDARGLGVGKALMEKVFRYCEQQGARYVTLQTAADNVNARKLYEKLHMKQDEYCNYVKYFM comes from the coding sequence ATGGAAATACAACAAGCGACAATGCATGAACTAGAGGATTTATCGAAACTGTTTGATGAATATCGTCAATTTTATGGGATCGAGCCAGATATAAGCAGCGCCAAGGCATTTTTACAATTACGATTGGCTTTAAAAGAGTCTGTCATTTTTGTAGCATTGGTAGATGGCAAGATGATTGGATTTACACAATTGTATCCAACATTTTCATCCATCGCTTTACAATGTGCCTATATTTTAAATGATATTTATGTAACAGAAGATGCTAGAGGCCTAGGGGTGGGCAAGGCATTGATGGAAAAGGTTTTTCGATATTGTGAGCAGCAAGGTGCTCGCTATGTCACACTGCAAACGGCGGCTGATAATGTAAATGCACGTAAACTCTATGAAAAGCTTCATATGAAGCAAGATGAATATTGTAATTATGTGAAATATTTTATGTAG